From the genome of Uranotaenia lowii strain MFRU-FL chromosome 1, ASM2978415v1, whole genome shotgun sequence, one region includes:
- the LOC129738752 gene encoding sodium-independent sulfate anion transporter-like isoform X3 yields the protein MDQLREIGPWCRRKCQNVCRKKILYKRIPVLNWLPKYTAQDAVGDLVAGFTVGLTVIPQALAYSSIAGLPAAYGLYGSFLGCFVYIFLGSCKDVPMGPTAIASLLTAQVTNGIWERAVLLCFLSGIIELLMGIFGLGFLIDFVSGPVSSGFTSAAALIILSSQVKDLLGITARGNTFIEQWDAIFKDIHNTQIGDCIMGFTCIVVLLLMRLLPRVKIGPPEEDQQTVLQKIFNKSLWLIGTARNAIIVIVCGAIGKIYYANDGSAPFRMIGQVPQGLPSVQPPPFSVPELLLEDGQVHSAETFGDMLGHLGSMLIVIPLIALLEDISICKAFADGKSVDATQELIAIGVSNIANSFVQGYPGTGALSRGAVNNASGVRTPFGGLYTGIIVILALLFFTPAFFYIPKAALAAIIIAAVVFMVEVRVVKPMWRSKKTDLIPGIAAFIACLALPIEFGILVGIGLNILFILYHAARPKIHMDQMITPCGIKFLMLTPDRSLIFPSSDFVRNLINKHGLKNQTPVVIDCTHIYGADFTAAQVIDTLIKDFKARNQMLLFLNLKPSVCNVFEGADLEYRVFYDLEQLEKAIQEIRRKSFQA from the exons ATGGACCAGCTGCGGGAGATAGGGCCCTGGTGCCGGAGGAAGTGCCAGAATGTCTGCCGCAAGAAGATCCTGTACAAGCGCATCCCGGTGCTCAATTGGCTGCCGAAGTATACGGCCCAGGATGCGGTCGGTGATCTTGTGGCCGGATTTACCGTGGGTCTCACGGTGATACCCCAGGCGTTGGCCTACAGCAGTATCGCCGGACTGCCGGCAGCG TACGGTCTCTATGGCTCCTTCCTCGGTTGCTTTGTGTACATCTTCCTGGGCAGCTGCAAGGACGTCCCGATGGGCCCTACGGCTATTGCATCCCTGCTCACGGCTCAGGTGACCAATGGCATTTGGGAACGAGCTGTGCTACTCTGCTTCCTATCCGGTATTATCGAACTTCTGATGGGCATCTTTGGCTTAGGCTTCCTCATTGACTTCGTATCCGGACCGGTCAGTTCTGGCTTCACCTCGGCCGCTGCTTTGATTATCCTGAGCTCCCAGGTGAAAGATTTACTTGGAATAACGGCCAGGGGTAATACCTTCATCGAACAGTGGGACGCCATTTTCAAGGACATTCACAACACCCAGATTGGGGATTGCATCATGGGGTTCACCTGCATCGTGGTGTTGCTGTTGATGAGGTTGCTTCCACGGGTGAAGATCGGTCCTCCGGAGGAAGATCAACAAACGGTGCTGCAGAAGATCTTCAATAAATCGCTGTGGCTCATTGGAACGGCTAGGAATGCTATCATTGTGATTGTTTGCGGAGCCATCGGGAAGATCTACTACGCGAATGATGGTTCGGCGCCATTCCGAATGATCGGACAAGTTCCGCAGGGATTGCCATCGGTTCAACCGCCACCGTTTTCCGTTCCGGAATTGTTGTTGGAAGATGGTCAAGTGCACTCGGCCGAGACCTTCGGCGATATGCTAGGTCATTTGGGATCTATGCTGATCGTTATACCCCTGATTGCGCTACTCGAGGACATATCGATCTGTAAAGCATTTG CTGACGGCAAATCGGTGGACGCCACTCAGGAATTGATCGCAATCGGTGTTTCGAACATCGCTAACTCGTTTGTCCAGGGATATCCGGGTACCGGTGCTCTTTCCCGAGGAGCCGTCAACAACGCTAGTGGAGTACGAACTCCGTTCGGTGGACTCTACACCGGTATCATCGTAATCCTAGCGCTGCTGTTCTTCACGCCTGCCTTCTTCTATATCCCGAAGGCAGCCCTGGCAGCTATCATCATTGCAGCTGTAGTGTTCATGGTGGAAGTGCGCGTTGTTAAGCCCATGTGGAGAAGTAAAAAGACGGATCTGATCCCCGGAATCGCTGCGTTCATTGCTTGTTTGGCACTTCCGATCGAATTCGGCATTCTGGTTGGCATTGGATTGAACATCCTGTTCATTCTGTATCACGCAGCTCGTCCCAAGATTCATATGGACCAGATGATCACTCCCTGTGGCATCAAATTTCTCATGCTGACGCCCGACCGAAGTCTCATTTTCCCGTCTTCTGATTTCGTAAGGAATCTGATCAACAAGCACGGCCTCAAGAATCAAACTCCGGTGGTAATCGACTGTACGCACATCTACGGTGCAGATTTCACGGCGGCCCAGGTCATCGATACCCTGATCAAGGACTTCAAGGCCCGGAATCAGATGTTGCTGTTCCTGAACTTGAAGCCTTCGGTGTGTAACGTTTTCGAGGGAGCCGATCTTGAGTACCGAGTCTTCTACGATCTGGAACAGCTAGAAAAAGCTATCCAGGAAATTCGTCGAAAGAGCTTCCAGGCGTAG
- the LOC129752904 gene encoding phosphoribosyl pyrophosphate synthase-associated protein 2 isoform X1 has protein sequence MLLSRNKFGGFRPAKLLKLEKMDAPATSDIVIINGNSHPELANLIANRLGVKNGGCSVYHKTNRETMVEIGDSVRGKNIYIIQTGTKDVNNNIMELLIMAYACKTSSAKSIVGVIPYLPYSKQCKMRKRGCIVSKLLARMMCTSGLSHIITMDLHQKEIQGFFDCPVDNLRASPFLLQYIQESIPDYRNSVIVARNPGSAKKATSYAERLRLGIAVIHGEQKESETDEVDGRNSPPTLPKSRTMDVSGGVPVQSAKEKPPINVVGDVGGRIAIMVDDLIDDVQSFVAAAEVLKERGAYKIYVMATHGLLSQDAPRLIEDSPIDEVVVTNTVPHEIQKMQCHKIKTVDISVLMAEAIRRIHNKESMSYLFKNVTLED, from the exons ATGCTTCTGAGCCGAAATAA ATTTGGAGGCTTCCGACCGGCCAAGCTGCTCAAGTTGGAGAAAATGGATGCCCCGGCTACGTCCGATATCGTCATCATCAACGGGAACTCGCACCCGGAACTGGCCAATTTGATTGCCAA tCGTTTGGGCGTGAAAAATGGTGGCTGTTCAGTGTATCACAAAACTAATCGGGAAACCATGGTTGAGATTGGAGATTCGGTTCGAGGCAAGAACATCTACATTATTCAAACTGGCACCAA GGACGTCAACAACAACATCATGGAGCTTCTGATCATGGCCTATGCATGCAAAACCTCCTCGGCCAAGTCAATCGTTGGGGTCATTCCGTACCTGCCCTACTCGAAGCAGTGCAAGATGCGCAAACGGGGCTGCATCGTTTCGAAGCTGCTGGCCCGGATGATGTGCACCTCCGGCCTATCTCACATCATCACCATGGATCTGCACCAGAAGGAAATTCAGGGCTTCTTCGACTGCCCGGTCGACAATCTTAGGGCTTCTCCATTTTTGCTACAGTACATTCAGGAGAGT ATCCCAGATTACCGCAACTCGGTAATCGTGGCCCGTAATCCGGGATCGGCAAAGAAGGCAACTTCCTACGCTGAACGATTGCGGCTGGGAATTGCCGTCATCCACGGCGAACAGAAGGAATCGGAAACAGATGAGGTCGATGGAAGGAATTCGCCACCGACCTTGCCCAAATCGCGCACCATGGACGTGTCCGGTGGAGTGCCGGTTCAGTCGGCCAAGGAGAAGCCTCCGATCAATGTGGTCGGTGATGTTGGCGGGCGGATTGCCATCATGGTg GACGATTTAATCGATGACGTTCAGTCATTTGTGGCTGCCGCCGAAGTTCTCAAGGAGAGAGGAGCGTACAAAATTTACGTCATGGCGACCCACGGTTTGCTGAGCCAGGATGCACCAAGGTTGATTGAAGATTCTCCAATTGATGAG GTCGTTGTGACAAACACAGTTCCTCACGAGATCCAGAAGATGCAGTGCCATAAGATCAAAACCGTTGACATCAGCGTGCTGATGGCAGAAGCTATTCGACGTATTCACAACAAGGAGTCCATGTCCTATCTGTTCAAAAACGTCACCTTGGAGGATTAA
- the LOC129738752 gene encoding sodium-independent sulfate anion transporter-like isoform X1, with translation MNLQIPEINVRRTSSDSQLDKGHIKSAAVYNIHGLANSQASLNFPTIHKDVPGYRGSNEFILSDDRRSTMDQLREIGPWCRRKCQNVCRKKILYKRIPVLNWLPKYTAQDAVGDLVAGFTVGLTVIPQALAYSSIAGLPAAYGLYGSFLGCFVYIFLGSCKDVPMGPTAIASLLTAQVTNGIWERAVLLCFLSGIIELLMGIFGLGFLIDFVSGPVSSGFTSAAALIILSSQVKDLLGITARGNTFIEQWDAIFKDIHNTQIGDCIMGFTCIVVLLLMRLLPRVKIGPPEEDQQTVLQKIFNKSLWLIGTARNAIIVIVCGAIGKIYYANDGSAPFRMIGQVPQGLPSVQPPPFSVPELLLEDGQVHSAETFGDMLGHLGSMLIVIPLIALLEDISICKAFADGKSVDATQELIAIGVSNIANSFVQGYPGTGALSRGAVNNASGVRTPFGGLYTGIIVILALLFFTPAFFYIPKAALAAIIIAAVVFMVEVRVVKPMWRSKKTDLIPGIAAFIACLALPIEFGILVGIGLNILFILYHAARPKIHMDQMITPCGIKFLMLTPDRSLIFPSSDFVRNLINKHGLKNQTPVVIDCTHIYGADFTAAQVIDTLIKDFKARNQMLLFLNLKPSVCNVFEGADLEYRVFYDLEQLEKAIQEIRRKSFQA, from the exons GCGAACATCAAGCGACAGCCAGCTAGACAAGGGCCACATCAAATCGGCTGCAGTCTACAACATCCACGGTTTGGCTAATTCCCAGGCGTCCCTCAACTTTCCCACCATTCACAAAGACGTTCCTGGTTACCGGGGTAGCAATGAATTTATTC TATCCGACGACCGGCGGTCTACCATGGACCAGCTGCGGGAGATAGGGCCCTGGTGCCGGAGGAAGTGCCAGAATGTCTGCCGCAAGAAGATCCTGTACAAGCGCATCCCGGTGCTCAATTGGCTGCCGAAGTATACGGCCCAGGATGCGGTCGGTGATCTTGTGGCCGGATTTACCGTGGGTCTCACGGTGATACCCCAGGCGTTGGCCTACAGCAGTATCGCCGGACTGCCGGCAGCG TACGGTCTCTATGGCTCCTTCCTCGGTTGCTTTGTGTACATCTTCCTGGGCAGCTGCAAGGACGTCCCGATGGGCCCTACGGCTATTGCATCCCTGCTCACGGCTCAGGTGACCAATGGCATTTGGGAACGAGCTGTGCTACTCTGCTTCCTATCCGGTATTATCGAACTTCTGATGGGCATCTTTGGCTTAGGCTTCCTCATTGACTTCGTATCCGGACCGGTCAGTTCTGGCTTCACCTCGGCCGCTGCTTTGATTATCCTGAGCTCCCAGGTGAAAGATTTACTTGGAATAACGGCCAGGGGTAATACCTTCATCGAACAGTGGGACGCCATTTTCAAGGACATTCACAACACCCAGATTGGGGATTGCATCATGGGGTTCACCTGCATCGTGGTGTTGCTGTTGATGAGGTTGCTTCCACGGGTGAAGATCGGTCCTCCGGAGGAAGATCAACAAACGGTGCTGCAGAAGATCTTCAATAAATCGCTGTGGCTCATTGGAACGGCTAGGAATGCTATCATTGTGATTGTTTGCGGAGCCATCGGGAAGATCTACTACGCGAATGATGGTTCGGCGCCATTCCGAATGATCGGACAAGTTCCGCAGGGATTGCCATCGGTTCAACCGCCACCGTTTTCCGTTCCGGAATTGTTGTTGGAAGATGGTCAAGTGCACTCGGCCGAGACCTTCGGCGATATGCTAGGTCATTTGGGATCTATGCTGATCGTTATACCCCTGATTGCGCTACTCGAGGACATATCGATCTGTAAAGCATTTG CTGACGGCAAATCGGTGGACGCCACTCAGGAATTGATCGCAATCGGTGTTTCGAACATCGCTAACTCGTTTGTCCAGGGATATCCGGGTACCGGTGCTCTTTCCCGAGGAGCCGTCAACAACGCTAGTGGAGTACGAACTCCGTTCGGTGGACTCTACACCGGTATCATCGTAATCCTAGCGCTGCTGTTCTTCACGCCTGCCTTCTTCTATATCCCGAAGGCAGCCCTGGCAGCTATCATCATTGCAGCTGTAGTGTTCATGGTGGAAGTGCGCGTTGTTAAGCCCATGTGGAGAAGTAAAAAGACGGATCTGATCCCCGGAATCGCTGCGTTCATTGCTTGTTTGGCACTTCCGATCGAATTCGGCATTCTGGTTGGCATTGGATTGAACATCCTGTTCATTCTGTATCACGCAGCTCGTCCCAAGATTCATATGGACCAGATGATCACTCCCTGTGGCATCAAATTTCTCATGCTGACGCCCGACCGAAGTCTCATTTTCCCGTCTTCTGATTTCGTAAGGAATCTGATCAACAAGCACGGCCTCAAGAATCAAACTCCGGTGGTAATCGACTGTACGCACATCTACGGTGCAGATTTCACGGCGGCCCAGGTCATCGATACCCTGATCAAGGACTTCAAGGCCCGGAATCAGATGTTGCTGTTCCTGAACTTGAAGCCTTCGGTGTGTAACGTTTTCGAGGGAGCCGATCTTGAGTACCGAGTCTTCTACGATCTGGAACAGCTAGAAAAAGCTATCCAGGAAATTCGTCGAAAGAGCTTCCAGGCGTAG
- the LOC129752904 gene encoding phosphoribosyl pyrophosphate synthase-associated protein 2 isoform X2, translating into MDAPATSDIVIINGNSHPELANLIANRLGVKNGGCSVYHKTNRETMVEIGDSVRGKNIYIIQTGTKDVNNNIMELLIMAYACKTSSAKSIVGVIPYLPYSKQCKMRKRGCIVSKLLARMMCTSGLSHIITMDLHQKEIQGFFDCPVDNLRASPFLLQYIQESIPDYRNSVIVARNPGSAKKATSYAERLRLGIAVIHGEQKESETDEVDGRNSPPTLPKSRTMDVSGGVPVQSAKEKPPINVVGDVGGRIAIMVDDLIDDVQSFVAAAEVLKERGAYKIYVMATHGLLSQDAPRLIEDSPIDEVVVTNTVPHEIQKMQCHKIKTVDISVLMAEAIRRIHNKESMSYLFKNVTLED; encoded by the exons ATGGATGCCCCGGCTACGTCCGATATCGTCATCATCAACGGGAACTCGCACCCGGAACTGGCCAATTTGATTGCCAA tCGTTTGGGCGTGAAAAATGGTGGCTGTTCAGTGTATCACAAAACTAATCGGGAAACCATGGTTGAGATTGGAGATTCGGTTCGAGGCAAGAACATCTACATTATTCAAACTGGCACCAA GGACGTCAACAACAACATCATGGAGCTTCTGATCATGGCCTATGCATGCAAAACCTCCTCGGCCAAGTCAATCGTTGGGGTCATTCCGTACCTGCCCTACTCGAAGCAGTGCAAGATGCGCAAACGGGGCTGCATCGTTTCGAAGCTGCTGGCCCGGATGATGTGCACCTCCGGCCTATCTCACATCATCACCATGGATCTGCACCAGAAGGAAATTCAGGGCTTCTTCGACTGCCCGGTCGACAATCTTAGGGCTTCTCCATTTTTGCTACAGTACATTCAGGAGAGT ATCCCAGATTACCGCAACTCGGTAATCGTGGCCCGTAATCCGGGATCGGCAAAGAAGGCAACTTCCTACGCTGAACGATTGCGGCTGGGAATTGCCGTCATCCACGGCGAACAGAAGGAATCGGAAACAGATGAGGTCGATGGAAGGAATTCGCCACCGACCTTGCCCAAATCGCGCACCATGGACGTGTCCGGTGGAGTGCCGGTTCAGTCGGCCAAGGAGAAGCCTCCGATCAATGTGGTCGGTGATGTTGGCGGGCGGATTGCCATCATGGTg GACGATTTAATCGATGACGTTCAGTCATTTGTGGCTGCCGCCGAAGTTCTCAAGGAGAGAGGAGCGTACAAAATTTACGTCATGGCGACCCACGGTTTGCTGAGCCAGGATGCACCAAGGTTGATTGAAGATTCTCCAATTGATGAG GTCGTTGTGACAAACACAGTTCCTCACGAGATCCAGAAGATGCAGTGCCATAAGATCAAAACCGTTGACATCAGCGTGCTGATGGCAGAAGCTATTCGACGTATTCACAACAAGGAGTCCATGTCCTATCTGTTCAAAAACGTCACCTTGGAGGATTAA
- the LOC129738752 gene encoding sodium-independent sulfate anion transporter-like isoform X2, producing the protein MSRTSSDSQLDKGHIKSAAVYNIHGLANSQASLNFPTIHKDVPGYRGSNEFILSDDRRSTMDQLREIGPWCRRKCQNVCRKKILYKRIPVLNWLPKYTAQDAVGDLVAGFTVGLTVIPQALAYSSIAGLPAAYGLYGSFLGCFVYIFLGSCKDVPMGPTAIASLLTAQVTNGIWERAVLLCFLSGIIELLMGIFGLGFLIDFVSGPVSSGFTSAAALIILSSQVKDLLGITARGNTFIEQWDAIFKDIHNTQIGDCIMGFTCIVVLLLMRLLPRVKIGPPEEDQQTVLQKIFNKSLWLIGTARNAIIVIVCGAIGKIYYANDGSAPFRMIGQVPQGLPSVQPPPFSVPELLLEDGQVHSAETFGDMLGHLGSMLIVIPLIALLEDISICKAFADGKSVDATQELIAIGVSNIANSFVQGYPGTGALSRGAVNNASGVRTPFGGLYTGIIVILALLFFTPAFFYIPKAALAAIIIAAVVFMVEVRVVKPMWRSKKTDLIPGIAAFIACLALPIEFGILVGIGLNILFILYHAARPKIHMDQMITPCGIKFLMLTPDRSLIFPSSDFVRNLINKHGLKNQTPVVIDCTHIYGADFTAAQVIDTLIKDFKARNQMLLFLNLKPSVCNVFEGADLEYRVFYDLEQLEKAIQEIRRKSFQA; encoded by the exons GCGAACATCAAGCGACAGCCAGCTAGACAAGGGCCACATCAAATCGGCTGCAGTCTACAACATCCACGGTTTGGCTAATTCCCAGGCGTCCCTCAACTTTCCCACCATTCACAAAGACGTTCCTGGTTACCGGGGTAGCAATGAATTTATTC TATCCGACGACCGGCGGTCTACCATGGACCAGCTGCGGGAGATAGGGCCCTGGTGCCGGAGGAAGTGCCAGAATGTCTGCCGCAAGAAGATCCTGTACAAGCGCATCCCGGTGCTCAATTGGCTGCCGAAGTATACGGCCCAGGATGCGGTCGGTGATCTTGTGGCCGGATTTACCGTGGGTCTCACGGTGATACCCCAGGCGTTGGCCTACAGCAGTATCGCCGGACTGCCGGCAGCG TACGGTCTCTATGGCTCCTTCCTCGGTTGCTTTGTGTACATCTTCCTGGGCAGCTGCAAGGACGTCCCGATGGGCCCTACGGCTATTGCATCCCTGCTCACGGCTCAGGTGACCAATGGCATTTGGGAACGAGCTGTGCTACTCTGCTTCCTATCCGGTATTATCGAACTTCTGATGGGCATCTTTGGCTTAGGCTTCCTCATTGACTTCGTATCCGGACCGGTCAGTTCTGGCTTCACCTCGGCCGCTGCTTTGATTATCCTGAGCTCCCAGGTGAAAGATTTACTTGGAATAACGGCCAGGGGTAATACCTTCATCGAACAGTGGGACGCCATTTTCAAGGACATTCACAACACCCAGATTGGGGATTGCATCATGGGGTTCACCTGCATCGTGGTGTTGCTGTTGATGAGGTTGCTTCCACGGGTGAAGATCGGTCCTCCGGAGGAAGATCAACAAACGGTGCTGCAGAAGATCTTCAATAAATCGCTGTGGCTCATTGGAACGGCTAGGAATGCTATCATTGTGATTGTTTGCGGAGCCATCGGGAAGATCTACTACGCGAATGATGGTTCGGCGCCATTCCGAATGATCGGACAAGTTCCGCAGGGATTGCCATCGGTTCAACCGCCACCGTTTTCCGTTCCGGAATTGTTGTTGGAAGATGGTCAAGTGCACTCGGCCGAGACCTTCGGCGATATGCTAGGTCATTTGGGATCTATGCTGATCGTTATACCCCTGATTGCGCTACTCGAGGACATATCGATCTGTAAAGCATTTG CTGACGGCAAATCGGTGGACGCCACTCAGGAATTGATCGCAATCGGTGTTTCGAACATCGCTAACTCGTTTGTCCAGGGATATCCGGGTACCGGTGCTCTTTCCCGAGGAGCCGTCAACAACGCTAGTGGAGTACGAACTCCGTTCGGTGGACTCTACACCGGTATCATCGTAATCCTAGCGCTGCTGTTCTTCACGCCTGCCTTCTTCTATATCCCGAAGGCAGCCCTGGCAGCTATCATCATTGCAGCTGTAGTGTTCATGGTGGAAGTGCGCGTTGTTAAGCCCATGTGGAGAAGTAAAAAGACGGATCTGATCCCCGGAATCGCTGCGTTCATTGCTTGTTTGGCACTTCCGATCGAATTCGGCATTCTGGTTGGCATTGGATTGAACATCCTGTTCATTCTGTATCACGCAGCTCGTCCCAAGATTCATATGGACCAGATGATCACTCCCTGTGGCATCAAATTTCTCATGCTGACGCCCGACCGAAGTCTCATTTTCCCGTCTTCTGATTTCGTAAGGAATCTGATCAACAAGCACGGCCTCAAGAATCAAACTCCGGTGGTAATCGACTGTACGCACATCTACGGTGCAGATTTCACGGCGGCCCAGGTCATCGATACCCTGATCAAGGACTTCAAGGCCCGGAATCAGATGTTGCTGTTCCTGAACTTGAAGCCTTCGGTGTGTAACGTTTTCGAGGGAGCCGATCTTGAGTACCGAGTCTTCTACGATCTGGAACAGCTAGAAAAAGCTATCCAGGAAATTCGTCGAAAGAGCTTCCAGGCGTAG